From a single Myxococcales bacterium genomic region:
- a CDS encoding cyclic nucleotide-binding domain-containing protein, whose amino-acid sequence MSNDAVSGLIARFERARSERNASDALAALHDLQKLQPEEPTWPKRIAEIHAAAKHPEAELKSLLRALELQIDREQTVRAIATAKRILSIEPNHSETEDRLHLLYTIPATSSNAAGAAGSSGAGPEILVPKASANSAPLDEIVLTEVVANTRRVVLADPDQTGAAEIPLDPNEATQELELFLDTLAPNAELDVDTSCLAKPGRHSNDEQALRAKLFTTFSGEEIDQLMAQSEIVEIPAGVECFHQGDRADRMYVILEGSMSAVVEDSESEHGEVGMGVLEAGDFFGEIGLVTRQPRNASIRALAPTRLLAIDQSAVRNLLRAHREVFGLVLRTLRFRLVDRLVRTSPIFSCFARATRSEVAKQFRLLEVRDGTTIIREGIPDQGVFVVLAGHVEISQSSQDGEKVLASLSHGDVFGEQSVLLNQPAVATATARGKCWLFALSESRFAKIMASNPRLREMLLSIGEHRTRENRRAYLDQQNPEHR is encoded by the coding sequence ATGTCAAACGATGCCGTCAGCGGTTTGATTGCGCGCTTTGAGCGAGCCCGGTCTGAGCGAAATGCCAGCGACGCACTCGCCGCGCTGCACGACCTCCAGAAACTCCAACCCGAGGAACCCACCTGGCCCAAACGTATCGCCGAAATTCACGCGGCGGCGAAGCATCCCGAGGCAGAACTCAAATCTCTGCTGCGCGCGCTCGAGTTGCAGATCGATCGAGAGCAGACGGTTCGCGCCATCGCGACGGCAAAGCGGATCCTGAGCATCGAGCCGAACCACAGCGAAACGGAAGACCGTCTTCACCTTCTCTATACGATCCCCGCAACGTCGAGCAACGCGGCAGGCGCAGCCGGCAGCTCCGGAGCGGGTCCCGAGATTCTCGTGCCGAAAGCGAGCGCCAATTCCGCGCCCCTGGACGAGATCGTACTCACCGAAGTCGTGGCCAATACCCGCCGAGTGGTGCTCGCCGACCCGGACCAGACGGGCGCCGCCGAAATTCCACTGGATCCGAATGAAGCCACGCAAGAACTCGAACTCTTCCTCGATACGCTTGCGCCAAATGCAGAACTTGATGTCGACACCAGTTGTCTCGCGAAGCCAGGTCGACACAGCAACGACGAACAGGCCCTGCGCGCAAAGCTATTTACCACATTCTCCGGGGAGGAGATCGACCAACTGATGGCCCAATCTGAAATTGTCGAGATCCCCGCCGGTGTCGAATGCTTCCACCAGGGCGATCGCGCCGACCGCATGTACGTCATTCTCGAAGGGTCGATGTCGGCGGTCGTAGAGGACTCCGAGAGCGAGCACGGGGAAGTCGGCATGGGCGTTTTGGAGGCGGGAGATTTCTTCGGCGAAATCGGCCTGGTGACTCGACAACCCCGCAACGCATCCATCCGCGCACTGGCCCCCACGCGCCTGCTCGCGATCGACCAGTCAGCGGTCCGCAACTTGCTGCGCGCTCATCGCGAAGTCTTCGGGCTGGTGCTCCGGACCCTGCGCTTTCGCTTGGTGGATCGATTGGTGCGCACGAGTCCGATCTTCTCGTGTTTTGCACGGGCGACTCGAAGTGAAGTCGCCAAGCAATTTCGCCTGCTCGAAGTCAGAGATGGCACTACGATCATTCGCGAGGGCATACCCGATCAGGGAGTGTTCGTCGTGCTCGCCGGCCACGTCGAAATCTCCCAATCCAGTCAAGATGGAGAAAAGGTGCTCGCGAGCTTGAGCCATGGCGACGTCTTTGGTGAACAGTCCGTGCTCTTGAATCAACCCGCAGTGGCAACAGCCACGGCCCGAGGAAAATGTTGGTTGTTCGCGCTGAGTGAGTCCCGCTTTGCGAAGATCATGGCTAGCAACCCGCGGTTGCGGGAGATGCTCCTCTCCATCGGAGAACATCGCACCCGAGAGAACCGCAGAGCGTATCTGGATCAGCAGAATCCCGAGCATCGATAG